Within Cydia fagiglandana chromosome 10, ilCydFagi1.1, whole genome shotgun sequence, the genomic segment TTGACATTTTCATTTCGTAGTTCCATTTAATCTAATGTATTTCTTTGCTGACTTCATTGACACTTTGAAGAGACGGGTCACGATCACACAACACCAAACCCACCCTTGTTAAACAGGAAACAGTAGTTTTCCATTAGATCCTTCTTTGCAATTCTGCCGGATAGGAATAGGAACACAATGCATAACTAAATCCCTAGTAAAACTAATTTGAAACTCCGCCACACAGTTTCTTGCGCGTTCGTATTATTAGGGGCTATGTCACAATCGAATGTGTGCGATATAGTGATAAATTAGATCGTTCATATTGAAGGATTTATGCCTATCCTTGGAAGGGTCCTACCTATTGCCTTGTTAGTTGACCATTGTAGGAGAGCAGTAGGCTCTGATTAATGATAACCCGATTCAATTTTAAATGTAGCGCTACGAATCAGCACTAGTGCGATGTGTGATGCGAATGTATTTAAGACCCCTGAAGAATTATAACCGACGGAGACGTGGGTTAACTTGAGACGACAGTTAACTTAAGACCATTGTTGTTTCAGAACGATGCGGGCCAGTGCTCGGCGGAGGCTCCGGGCCGGAGCCGGAGCCCCCGCAGCCCCTCGTCACGCGGGAGCCAGGGGTGTCGCTGCTCCGCTGGGACAGGCCGACGGACACCCGGGCGTCCGAGCGGGTCAGCAGGAGGGAGACGAGGACAGAGCCCGTCTCGCTCGCCACGCTCGAGCGCGATTGCTTTGTCATACCGGCGCACGCGCTGGATAGGTTCCTGCCTGATGGCGTCCCTGTAAGTGTTCTTCTTTACTCCTTTTTTTATTGCAGTTACCAGTCATGGGCGTCATGGCAGATACTTATGAGACTGCCGGCAACTGCTGAAACAAATTTTATTGTGTCCAGTGAGTGACCATCTTGATTGTCATAACTCTCAATGCTCAAAGTCCTTAAAGTTCTCTATAAAAGAAAACCGAATCAACGTCTTTTTCCGCCCTTCCTTCCTTGGAAATTATGAGGAAGCTAAAGAGATCAGAGAGAAGATGAAATCAGTATAGGTACCctttttttaattacctacaactCAAGTTTACCAACGGTGCGGATTCTCAACAAATCTTTCTAAATTATGCATACAAAgcaacacattaaaaaaaatcctattTTCTCATTCCAGCTTCCAGTCCCCCCTCCAACACCAGACAAAGGCCAAACAACGAAGACTGCCCAGAACTCACTCAGCATCCTCGAGATAGCCGACCCCAAGCTCTGCATACTCGCCCACCTGATGAGCCCTCTCGAGCCTATCGAGCCAATACTCGAATCACCAATGTCCAAGCCCTTAATCAAACAGAAAGCTGCCGCAGGGGAGCTTTTAACAGAAGTAGCTCAGGCCAATACAGCTGTAGGAGGGATGCTACTCGCAAATATGGAAAGGAACGCAGAATTCCCATTCATATCATATTATGTGATAAATACCACGCAAACTGATCCTTTGCTTTTCTACAATAACATGAGGTGTGCTTCGCTGAACAAGTTTGATCCGAAGGCGATACGGTACTCGGCGGCGCATACGCTGGACTTGTATAGTGAGGTGGCGATGATCTGCCGGCCGCCGTTCACGGACTTGGCCGGGGGACCGAAGAAATCGCACACGCCGACTACTGGGTTCATTATTAGTGTTTATAAGGTCAGTACACTACCATATTTCCTTATTACATGGACTCGAACAAAATTGACACAGCACGATTGTCTCTCTAGAGTATAGCGAGTATCCAATAACGATTCTTCATTGTAAATCAAACAAACGTAGTGATTTCATTCTCTTCGATACGAAGATGACCCATTTTGTACCCAATGTTCTGATGCCGCCCTCTCCACTTACATTAGCTTATGAAATTACCGAACACATTACTTTGTTACTACAAGTCTACGACGTCTACGAGAACAAATGCTACATCGTTCGTAATTTGGCTCCAATTCTTTATTAAACTTTCCATAAGTTGATACACCTTGAATCATAAGGGACCGTGCCAAGATTTTTGGAAGGCAACCAAATGGAGCACTTAAGAAAAGTGATCTGCCACTTTACTCATTTCCGCCCTATTAAAACAGCCGTATGGTGCCGTCTTGGCAGAGGGATTTGTCTAACTGCGACATTTGGATCGTCTCTAAAGACTACGGTGCATTGAAGtggatgataaaataaaacgagcGTCTACTAGAAGTAAAAGAGGTTATTTAAAACGGATTTTTAGGACGAAAGTTTTGGAAGCCTCGGGTTTTTAGGCCCCGTTTATCCTTAAACGGCTTATAAGAAtaatttagaaatttaaattcATATAGAGCTCGGTAGTGATGGCGTTCTGACTTTCTGCTACAAGTATTATTGGTATACCTACTAACCGAAGACAAAGTCGCATTAGTGGTAAGTGTGGTAAATACTGTCTGGAGATAAAAAGTTTCTTGAACCAATGAGATTCATTTCAAGTTTTGTGGTCCAATAGTTATGAGCTTCGATCCAGATCgctttaattttgtaaataagtttatgaagaatttttattttgtatccgGGTTTATTAATGAAGTAGGCTGgaacatagttttatttttatactacgtcagtggcaaacaagcatacggcccgcctgatagtaagcagtctccgtagcctatggacgcctacaATGCAACTCTAGAGGTGTTACATGCACGTTGCAGCTCAAATAATATCGCTGCTCTGCACCATCGTTGAGCTCTGGCAACCTTCCTCACCGGCACCAACACACAACACTATGAGTGAGGTTTAGTATTAGTTGGCTGGGGTTTTCTGTaaggtcaggcgtggctcactctgcgatttcgtcgctttgctacaggtagctaaaagtacatccgttcgaccccaattttggggtttgctataagccgcgcgtggcgctgtcgccacctagcggccatatctgtgctgatcgtgacagacgcgttttgttagagagtcttctttatagtactattatttattctgtggtaaggTGGAGGTATTCCCCATGCAGTTGGGCTGTGCTCTAGATGGATCCTCTTGAGTTTATGTGAAATACGTCCACGTCTACGAGATGTAGCTCTTCTCAACGTTACGTCAGCTACCCGCTTTCGACAATCTTGACTAGACCGCCAACTAGACCAGATATCAGGACAGGACCTTTTTGTTGGATGTTTTCCTTTAACTGCCCTCAATCATCTTCCAGGTATTCGAAGGCGACGACGGCGAGCGCTTCGAGCGCAACTGGTTATACTGGACCGGCGCACGCATGCTCTACCGCCATCTCCCTCACTCCGTCGGGATGAGGAAGATAGCGCTACACAAGTCCGTCGCCAGCCACGGCGACAAGATGTACCTGCTGGTGTGCGAGTGTGCCAACTTGTTGGACGATTTGTCGGGCGCGGCGATGCTGATCACGGCGCTGCGCGCGCGCCTGTGTGGGTACACCGGCTTGTATAGGCCCATACAGACGTTCTAGCAGAGGGATGGGGCTGTGAGCCCTGATTAGTGTTTACTAGAGTAAAAATCTAGACTGGAATCTAATTTGACTAATTTGATTAGTTCTGAAATGGCACAACTCGATATAACATCGAATCACAATAGTCAGATGACTGATCTATAACATCGTACAGAAGTCTTAAattacttagggccacttgcactatcccactaactcggggttaaccatttaaacctggagttcccatggttaccagtacaatttgacacgggGTTAACAGtataaccgcttaacctcgggttagtgggatggtgcaagtggcccttaaaggACAAAGAGTTAAAGATTTGTGGCGCAGTTCCTTCCACAGCCGACCCTTCGTGGAAGGAGATTCCTGCAAAACCGCACAGTACGTGATCATTTCAGTTACAGCAATTcttggtagagttagaccaagaaaactcttcagcgatattgatagcccacgcagtgcaagtgttattttaaatgccaaatttctatgaaattatgaccaataaataacactttcactgcgtgttATTTAGCGGCGATTGCgcttcttagtctaactctactaTCAATTGTAGTATTCAGAGTTGTGTCGTTTAAAACATTCGGTTTCTTGAGCTTGCATTAATTTGTAAAGGCGTAGAAGATTGCTCTTCCTAAGATGCTCCTGATTGGACCAAAGTATTATTAACAGCTGTGACGTGTTCAATATTCAATAGGGTGCAGCATGAACTTAGACAACCACGGAGAGAATCCCTTCTCTCAGAAAATAGGTGATTTTAAGAACAGTTTTTGAAATACAGGAGTATTAATTGAGAAACCTTCTAGAAAGGCGCTTAGCGACATCTACTGTATCATAATGGAATTACAGTGAATGTTTTCTAACATCACATATTTGATAATTATGAATTGATCCTTATAGCCTCCTAAGACCTAggcatacaaatgaaaaatccaaaatttgccactgtAATTTGAACCTaaagtgtaggaaatagagttgattttgcgttgtttcaaaattttacgaaacaaagcaaaagcgagTTCGTTCCAATTGactatgatttaaatttcatcaaactgtgaaagtactataggtaggaccttatTGGGTCTTAGGAGGATGGTATAGGTATGAATGAAGCTAAGGCCTACCTTTTAACTGATATGAATATGAATCTGAAGTACGCTGCACCCTATTCGTACAATATAACATtctgtttaaattttaaaagtgtTCAATAAGTCGACTTGTCAATATCTTGTGTCAGGCGTTAAATATAAATTCTTAAACCTACTTATACATGCACAAATACTGTTAGAAAACCGGCCTTAGGTTCCTAGAGGGGTTTGAGGGTGAAATGTATAAAGAGGCTGCTTTTCGACCAGAATTATAAggtatattttcatacaaagtgACCAAGCTAAGCCACGAATGTGAGACTTGGACATACCTACGGAAATGTAATAGAGCTAAGCTTTGGTAGAAAAGCAGCCTGAGAATCATTCACTAGCTATGCGAAATACCATCATTTTTTTTATCCTAAGAATGCAATTAGAATTATGAAAATTTGAGATTCTATAAAATAATTCTTTTCAGAATATTTGTAAACCATGAGGCCCTTAAGACAAATTCTTGCGTTGGGACTTTATGCTGTCCTGACTTCTTTTTATAGACAACACATTTTAAGATGAGCTCTGTGCGAAGTGATAATGCGTTCTATACCCGCCAGGGCGGCGCCACGGTCGTTCACAGAGCACATACACACAGTAGGGTAGGCGGGTTAATACGAAGCTTAGCTAGTGGACGGGGGATGGTATGGATCGTAAACAAATCAGTAAGGATTCAGTAAGAAACCCTGAATCGAAACTCGTCTTCCAAAGATCCGAAAGCGCAAGTTAATTATGATATTCCTCACTCTTGTAGTTCCTTACATATCCTCAAACATATC encodes:
- the LOC134668101 gene encoding uncharacterized protein LOC134668101 isoform X1; this encodes MPMNATKQTFMALTAKTGLKSVPLSIRAGLRQCRSVRRRMAERGKHRVAPAPAPTKKQYAYVPCPRSEEVGTEFALQLRREPAPQPLPETPQKSERCGPVLGGGSGPEPEPPQPLVTREPGVSLLRWDRPTDTRASERVSRRETRTEPVSLATLERDCFVIPAHALDRFLPDGVPLPVPPPTPDKGQTTKTAQNSLSILEIADPKLCILAHLMSPLEPIEPILESPMSKPLIKQKAAAGELLTEVAQANTAVGGMLLANMERNAEFPFISYYVINTTQTDPLLFYNNMRCASLNKFDPKAIRYSAAHTLDLYSEVAMICRPPFTDLAGGPKKSHTPTTGFIISVYKVFEGDDGERFERNWLYWTGARMLYRHLPHSVGMRKIALHKSVASHGDKMYLLVCECANLLDDLSGAAMLITALRARLCGYTGLYRPIQTF
- the LOC134668101 gene encoding uncharacterized protein LOC134668101 isoform X2, with translation MNLMFRKNFSTEKTTGGGGGGGGGKARGALGAGRNAKRRDRERYSSMEEHTHYRTHLFFSAPRASTQYNEGSERCGPVLGGGSGPEPEPPQPLVTREPGVSLLRWDRPTDTRASERVSRRETRTEPVSLATLERDCFVIPAHALDRFLPDGVPLPVPPPTPDKGQTTKTAQNSLSILEIADPKLCILAHLMSPLEPIEPILESPMSKPLIKQKAAAGELLTEVAQANTAVGGMLLANMERNAEFPFISYYVINTTQTDPLLFYNNMRCASLNKFDPKAIRYSAAHTLDLYSEVAMICRPPFTDLAGGPKKSHTPTTGFIISVYKVFEGDDGERFERNWLYWTGARMLYRHLPHSVGMRKIALHKSVASHGDKMYLLVCECANLLDDLSGAAMLITALRARLCGYTGLYRPIQTF